The Primulina eburnea isolate SZY01 chromosome 12, ASM2296580v1, whole genome shotgun sequence genome includes the window TTGTTTGCAACGAAAACATTGACTTTCAGTTTTTCTTGATTTATGGATTAAAGAAAATCAGCCTATTTGTGTGGTACATAATCGTTGTAAATATAATCTTCTTCATCTTTTATAATGCCAACATAAACTAGTAGTTCCAAACAAGTAAATGAAGAAAAAGTGCAGTTCTTAAATATGCAGATGAAGAATTAAGTAGATAGCTGCTACTTTCAAGTGCTGTATAACAATTCTAATTCTAAGTTCATAAAAGAGTAACTGAACTTTAATCACTACCATAGACTGACTATACACACTGATATAGTCCAACCGCTGACATAGCTGTGCCCAATGCACCTAAAAAGTCTGTCACCAGTAGCTACCTTAGTTTCTTCAATCCACTGGTACAATTCTTGGTTATATAATCTAGCTTACAAGCGGCAACATTAAACATTCAGAAAAGTTGCCCAATTTCTTCTCTTTGATTCCCCTATCTTTTCTGGAGTCAGGATAGGCTCCAACAATCTACAGCTGCTAGCATAAGCTAACTCAAGAACTTGATTGAAAGTACTAAATAACGAATATCATAAGTCTACAATGTTTTGTCATCGATCAATAATAGGAAAGGGAAATCTTGGACATCTTTGAACTTTAATCGAtataaacaaaaagaaaaagatcAAATTAACTATAAACGATACATTCATTACAATCATCCACGGTCAAGATCACTTTTTTTTGGTAAGGCGATTCAAGAAACAGGGAGGACCTTCTTGACAATTTCGTCGCTAAGTGCAGTAATTTGGGAATCAAGAGCTTTGATGGTGTCTTCCTTCTGCTTCTCCAAGCTGGCCAGCGCCTCTTGCAGCTCTAGCTCCACTTTCTTCCTCCCCTCTGCCAGCTTCTGCTCCACCTCAAGCTGAGTCTCCTTCTTCATCTTGTTAAGGGCGGCGGATATTTCCGCCCTCGCCGCCCTCATCACCGCCGCAGCTTTCTCCTCCAGCGCCTTAACCTCCGCTGAAGTATCTTTAACGCTGCTCAGCTTCTCTCTGATGGCGGCGTCTCTCTCATCCATGAATTTCCCCAGAGGGCTGTAGTATACCTTGTCCAACGCGAACATCAGGATCAAGAATTCCGCGGCTATGATAGGGAGTGTCAGGTTGAAGTCGAAAAGCTGGGACTTTTCCAATTCCTCGGCCAGTGAGGGAGGCACGTTGGCGAGCGTGAAGGAGGCAGCGGCGGCGAGGAGGGAAGGGACAGACTTGAGAGAGGAGGGGAGTTGAAGGGGTTTAGGGGATGCGGGCAGGGGTATTTTGGGAAGAGGAGTGAGTTTTGGGGTGGGGATGGGAGAGATGCTGTTGACAAAGGCTTTGGAGGAGGCCATTATCATGTTGGCCATGGCTGCTCTGCTCTGCTCTGCAAATCTTGGAGGTCTGTGGTAGTATGAACGAATGATATGTATGGAAGGGAGGCTGAGAGGCTATCTCCTCCCTATGCCACACATCTGTATAAAGATAAACTTGGTATTTTTTCAatgatttttctctcattttatgGACACCATTAAACCATTATTTAGTATCATATTAACTTTACAAACAGAAACAGATGTATTGattcttattttttaaaaataaaacaaatttaataaaaaGAAGATAATAAATCATTAGTTACAACATCAGTAAACCAAATAAGAAAGTCATTCCGTGTTCATCAAAAAGAACAATTTTGTTAGTCAGTCCTCCACATATGCTCaagacataaaaaaaatatctgaAGCTCTATTAAGTTATCAAATATCCAAGATTAAAATGCCATTCGTACCAAGATCATCTACAGGTTGAGTTATTTCTTGAACGAGAGAATCCGAATATATGCAGACAAGATATTTTTGAATAAACAGAAATCCAAGCCGAATCGAATAGCGAATAGCGACTAGCTAGCTCCGAATGCCTCATAACACTGGCTTTAGCTCCCACCACATCACCTAAATGATTTCGGATCACTGTCCCAACACTGAACAAGTTCTTGTACCCATCGAAGCCCGCATCAACATCTAATCTGAACTGGTAAGCTAATGGTGCTTTCCACACCTGCTCTGTAATACTCCGGCTTGAGAGATTCGGAATAATACACAATGGACTTGCATTCCGGAATACTTAACATGAAGAAATCGCCCAATCAATTTTGATAGTCCCTCGCTTTCGATCATGTACACGAGTTCTGTTGCAAGATTCAACCCACGCTGCCCAATCCATAATTCCAGATAGATAGTTCTAAGTTATCTTACCATACCACAGTCAATAAAGATatattccaatatttcaaaatgcCCCTTTTCAAATTCATTTTGTAATTCTTAATTCAAAAGATATTCCAGATTTTTTTTAGATGATTTGAACGGTTGTGGACAAAGCATGACACTATGTCGTATCCTGATTTTCATATATTGTGGGTGCGAACGAATTTCATTCTTCAACCGGATTGTGTTTCATACATGAGTTTGTTATGAGTAATGATGAGAGAATCGACTCTCATTTCAAAAATAGTGCTTTGATGAGGATGTTGGTTCTTGgaatttttttatgataagataagggaattttgaaatatttattgcgCTATAGttatcttttaaatttttttaatgatgaattattttgtgaaaaaaaaaattaataataaattatgcCCCCTTCGTCGGTCCGGGTCTGATTCAacctttaaattttattttttaaaaaacaaaagttATTATTTGTTAATAAACAttaaagaataaaaaatataaattaataaaagagGACTTTAACTTGTAAAAActttatcaaatattttttaaaataaaaaacatatatatcaGTAAAAAATCTATAACTTCAAAAGTTTTCAATGAATTAAGAGTGATCtcagtataaaaagtaatattttttcatggatgatctaaataagagattcatctcacaaatacgacccgtgagatcgtctcacacaaatttttgtcattaatCAAACCACAATTAAGACTCCTAAAATatgatattataaataatttatcatcATAAAGCTCGAGCTCCAACAATCATAATTTTCGCTACTCTTTGGCATCTATAATCACAAAGCGTGCCCACGACTTACTCCAAGAATTTCCATGTTCTATTCATTATTTCAAGACTCCATCTTGCACAATCACTCGCATTTCCTCTTGTAGCTGGATGTTCTCTCAGTTTCTTCTTGGTTTTTTCATCACTTTTTAAATGTATTGTTCGGATAGCGGCTTTTGACCGATCATTGAACAAATATTTAGCTTCCAAATTTTCAGTCTTAAGCTATAACATCTCTAATCCTATATATTTCCTCAAATACTAAAATTTTGTTCTACTACAAACGTTGAAACTTGACAAACTATAATTCAATTTGTTATTATAAATAGAATTGTATATACTTGTGTTTTTTTCGACCACCACCGAAATATGCCAAAAGTTTCTCAATCTGcatcattaaaataaaaaatagtg containing:
- the LOC140807634 gene encoding ATP synthase subunit b', chloroplastic-like; translated protein: MANMIMASSKAFVNSISPIPTPKLTPLPKIPLPASPKPLQLPSSLKSVPSLLAAAASFTLANVPPSLAEELEKSQLFDFNLTLPIIAAEFLILMFALDKVYYSPLGKFMDERDAAIREKLSSVKDTSAEVKALEEKAAAVMRAARAEISAALNKMKKETQLEVEQKLAEGRKKVELELQEALASLEKQKEDTIKALDSQITALSDEIVKKVLPVS